The genomic window TGCGCGCAAGAAGCGACGGTCAGCGTGGGCGATGTGCACGCCTTGCAAAGTGATTCAGACTCCGAGTCGAGCAAGAGCAAGGATTCGTCCAGTGCCGATGCCTGTGGCCATGGGCATTGCCACCATTCAACGGCAAGCCTCCCAGCTGCCGGTCACGACGATCTGTTCGCCGATGGCCGGATTTCGCTGCACAGTACCGAGCACGGGGACGTCTACGCCCTCCGACTCGACGGACCCATGCGCCCCCCCCGTATCTGATCTGGCTCTGCCCCGCATTTGCGGGTAGTTCGCTCAGATAATTTACGGGAGTTTTTATGTCGATTTTGACGGGTCGGTCGCTTTCAGCGACCGGGTTGGCTGTCGCTGTTCTGCTGGCGTTGGTGCCAACCGGGCATGTAGCTGCTCAAACTGCACCATCTTACGAATCGTTGCTTTCTCGCTTGAACCAGATGCCTGCGACGGTCCAAGGCGTCGCGCTGGCTGAGGCAGCCGAGGCGCGGGTACAACAGGCTCGGGCACTGCCCAATCCGACGGTCTCCATCGAAGCGGAGAACGCCTACGGCACTGGTCCCTACAAAGGTTTCTCAAACGCTGACAGCATTGTCACCCTCTCCCAGCCGCTGGAGATTTGGGGTCAACGAGGGGCCCGAGTGCGCGCCGCGCGTGCGGAGGCTGGGGCTGCAGGCTTGCGGGGTGATCTGATGCGCAGTGACGCAGCGGGTCGCCTGGCTGCGACATACGCCGAAGCAGAGGCTGCGCTGCGCCGATATGAGTTGGCCAGCGAGGCATTGGCCTTGATTGAACAGGACGCCAAGGCGGTAGCTGCGATGGTCAGCGAGGGACGTGAGCCCAACCTGCGCGGTGTGCAGGCACGGAGCGAGGTCGCCAATGCAAAGGCCAGCCTAGATGAGGCCGAGGCCTACCGGGATGCGGCGCTTGCTCGCCTAGCCGGGGTGTCCTTAGTGGACAGCCCGCTGACCGACATCGGCGAAAGCCTGCTTGACCGAGTGCCCTCTCACCCAATTGACAATGAGGCCGCCCCGCTTGCCGTTCGTATCGCCCAAGCCGAAGCGGACGCCTCCGGCCGCCTTATCGATGTTGAGCGCAAGCGTGCGTTGCCACAACTGAGTGCATCCGTGGCTCAGACGCGCTTCCGCCAAGCGGGCGACCAAGCTTACAACGTGGGCATCAGCCTTTCGATCCCCCTATTCGATCGTAACCGCGGTGCGATCCAGGCGGCCTATGCGGAACAACGTGCTGCCGAAGCGGTTCTGGAGGCTCAGAGGCGTGACAGTGAGGCGGCCCGTTTGGGAGCGGTAGCGAGTCTCAAGGCATCCAACAGCCGCGCACGAGCAGCGGATGAAAGCGTACAGGCCGCAGATGAAGCCTATCGGCTGGCCCGCATCGGATTTGAGGCAGGTCGTATATCGCAATTGGAGCTGCGCAGCACGCGATCAACCCTGATCGCTGCGCGTGGCAGTGCTGTGGATGCCCGTCTTAGCCGGGTGGCAGCAGAAATCGACCTCGCCCGCCTTGAAGGGCGCGCACCGTTTGTGGAGGCAAAATGAACAAGTACGGAAACAAGACGCTCATCGGAGCGACGCTGCTGGCTACCTTGATGATGACCGGCGCGCTGACCTCATGCAGTGGCGGGGCGCAGGAGGATGCCAAATCCACCGGTACGGAGGCAGAAAAGCCGGCTGGAAAGGATGATGGTCACGACGATCACGCAGCTGACGCAAAGCCGGGCTCCGCCGAGGCGCACAGTGAAGGTGATGGTGATGGCGAACATGGCGAAGAGGAGTCCGAGGAAGGTGTAGTCAAGCTGACGCCTGACCAGATCAAGGCATCTGGCATCGGCGTGGTGGCTGTCGGCCGCGGCGGTGGCGCATCGACCCGCCTTGCAGGTCGCGTCGAGCCGGCCATCGGGGGGCGTGCTGCCATCGCCTCAACGGTCACCGGCCGCGTTGAGCGCGTGCTTGTTGCGCCGGGTACAGCCGTCAAGAGCAACCAGCCCCTGGTGATCATTGTCAGTGGAGAAGCTGCGACCTTCAAAGCCGCCGCCACTGCCGCTGCGGCGGAGGCCGAAGCCATTCGCCTGGCCTACGGCCGCGACAAGTCTCTTGTCGAGCAGGGCGTAGTGGCTCGCCAGGAGCTGGAGGCCTCGCGCGCGCGCTCTTTGGCCGCTGATGCCGCCGCTAGTGCTGCACGTGCACAGGTAGCGGCCAGTGGATCTCCGGACAGTTCCGGCCGGGTGACAATCTCCAGTCCTGTCGCTGGCGTGGTTGGCAACGTCCAAGTGACGCCCGGTGGTGTCGTCTCAGCTGGAACGCTTGTTGCGGAGGTTTCCAATCCGGACATGAATGAACTCGTATTCACTGCACCGCCAGCACTGGCCACTCTCGCGGTGCCCGGAATGAAGCTGGAAGTGACTGGCCCGGGCGGAAGCTTCGAAGCTGAGGTGATTGCCGCCGCTGCGAATGTGATGCAGCAGGGAGGCACCGCGACCATTCGCGCCAAACCAATTTCGGAGAAGTTGCCACCGGCCGGCTCCCCCGTTTCGGCCGTCATCATCGCCGATAGTGCCGCTGAAGGTATGAGTGTGCCGGCGGATGCGGTCCAAAGCGTTGATGGCAGAAGTGTTGTCTTCGTTGCCGTCCAGGGTGGTTTCCAGGCTACGCCGGTACTCGCTGGTCGTCGTGCAGGTAATCGAATCGAAATCCTTAACGGCCTGACAGGTAGTGAGCGCCTCGTAGGCGCCAATGCCTTCCTGCTCAAAGCCGAACTGGCCAAGGGCGAAGCCGAGCACGGCCACTAAGGGAACTCATACACCATGTTCAAGATCATCATTGAAGCAGCGGTCAAGTTCCGTTGGCTCGTGGTGTTTCTGGCTGCTTCGATTGCCTGCTTTGGCTTGTTCCAACTGAGCAAGCTGCCAGTCGATGCTGTACCAGATATCACCAACCGCCAGGTTCAGATCAATACCATCGCACCTGCCCTTACTCCGGAGCAGATTGAACGCCAGGTCACCTATCCTCTGGAGACGGCCTTGGCCGGCATCCCAGGTCTGAACACCACTCGCTCCCTATCACGCAATGGCTTCTCTCAGGTCACCGCGATCTTCACTGATCAGACCGACATCTATTTCGCCCGCCAGCAGGTGGCAGAGCGGATGCGGGAGGCTGCCGGAGATCTGCCCGAGGGCGTGTCCCCATGCTCTCCCCGGTTACAACCGGGCTGGGCGAGGTTCTCATGTGGACGGTGGACTTCAAGCCATTCGACCCCAAGAAGCTGGCCAAGCCCGGCCAGGCTGGCTGGCAAGAGGGTGAGGTCTACCTGACACCAGAGGGCGATCGTCTTGGAACCGCCCAGGAGCGCGCAACGTACCTGCGTACTGTCCAGGACTGGATCATCGCACCACAGATGCGCTCCAGCCCCGGCCTGGCCGGTGTTGATACGGTGGGTGGGTACGTCAAGGAATACGGCATCTACCCCGACAGCGCTCGACTGGCGGCATACAACTTGGGTCTGGCCGATCTGGTCCAAGCACTGGAACGCTCCAACGTCCAGGCTGGCGCGGGTTTCGTCCAGCGTGCGGGCGAAGGCCTGGTCGTTAGGGCAGACGGCCTTGCCCTGACGACCGACGACTTGGCTCAGTCGCCGGTGGCCACCAAGGACGGTGTGGTCATCCGGGTGGCCGATGTTGCCGAGGTCGGTATGGGGCGCGCCCCACGGCTTGGTGCAGCTAGCCGAAATGGTCATGAGGCGGTACTGGGCACGGCACTGATGATCGCCGGCGGCAACAGCCGCACCGTCGCTCAAGCTGCAGCTGAGCGCCTGGCACAGGTCAATGAATCTCTGCCCGCCGATATCTTCGCAGAGCCAGTGCTGGACCGTAGTGTGCTGGTTAACTCCACTGTCAAGACTGTCGCCAAGAACCTGACCGAAGGTGCCCTGCTGGTCGTAGTTGTGCTGTTCCTGCTCCTGGGCAACCTGCGTGCGGCAGCCATCACCGCATTGGTCATTCCGCTGTCGTTCCTGTTCGCTGTTATCGGCATGAACAAGTTCGGCATCAGCGGCAACCTCATGAGTTTGGGTGCGCTGGACTTCGGCATCCTTGTGGATGGCGCGGTAATTGTGATCGAGTCCACCCTGCTGATGCTTGGCAAGCGGCGTGCGGAACTCGGCCGACCCCTCAATGCCATGGAGCGACTGCGTGTGGCCGCCGACTCGGCGAGGAAAATGGCGCGCCCTGCAGCCTTCGGCCAGGTGATCATCCTGTTGGTGTTCGCACCGATCCTTACGCTGGAAGGTGTGGAGGGCAAGACGTTCCAACCGATGG from Stenotrophomonas nitritireducens includes these protein-coding regions:
- a CDS encoding TolC family protein — translated: MSILTGRSLSATGLAVAVLLALVPTGHVAAQTAPSYESLLSRLNQMPATVQGVALAEAAEARVQQARALPNPTVSIEAENAYGTGPYKGFSNADSIVTLSQPLEIWGQRGARVRAARAEAGAAGLRGDLMRSDAAGRLAATYAEAEAALRRYELASEALALIEQDAKAVAAMVSEGREPNLRGVQARSEVANAKASLDEAEAYRDAALARLAGVSLVDSPLTDIGESLLDRVPSHPIDNEAAPLAVRIAQAEADASGRLIDVERKRALPQLSASVAQTRFRQAGDQAYNVGISLSIPLFDRNRGAIQAAYAEQRAAEAVLEAQRRDSEAARLGAVASLKASNSRARAADESVQAADEAYRLARIGFEAGRISQLELRSTRSTLIAARGSAVDARLSRVAAEIDLARLEGRAPFVEAK
- a CDS encoding efflux RND transporter periplasmic adaptor subunit, which encodes MNKYGNKTLIGATLLATLMMTGALTSCSGGAQEDAKSTGTEAEKPAGKDDGHDDHAADAKPGSAEAHSEGDGDGEHGEEESEEGVVKLTPDQIKASGIGVVAVGRGGGASTRLAGRVEPAIGGRAAIASTVTGRVERVLVAPGTAVKSNQPLVIIVSGEAATFKAAATAAAAEAEAIRLAYGRDKSLVEQGVVARQELEASRARSLAADAAASAARAQVAASGSPDSSGRVTISSPVAGVVGNVQVTPGGVVSAGTLVAEVSNPDMNELVFTAPPALATLAVPGMKLEVTGPGGSFEAEVIAAAANVMQQGGTATIRAKPISEKLPPAGSPVSAVIIADSAAEGMSVPADAVQSVDGRSVVFVAVQGGFQATPVLAGRRAGNRIEILNGLTGSERLVGANAFLLKAELAKGEAEHGH